One stretch of Zingiber officinale cultivar Zhangliang chromosome 6B, Zo_v1.1, whole genome shotgun sequence DNA includes these proteins:
- the LOC121991247 gene encoding dof zinc finger protein 4-like → MNNHRSIPGLAGLLFGGGGGGGAGGRLHVRGHPSPPAPVKCPRCDSTNTKFCYYNNYNLAQPRHFCKACRRYWTKGGILRNVPVGGGCRKSKRSSSTSKPSGGLPSATEPSPSGRSDGLNSASTATSNPDANPNPATYFGQEAGGAPLVAEVEFFAETTLSPVSTPTILSSFGAPLPILLQCRSMESEMGAQPGFMDQASPLIPLLTTEEGELPLPLEFMNPAPPQQQMFPIQSRPISMEEITAQTSFLDQAVVDGLRWTDGAADPAIYGLSTSVEQPPAAAGAYWSDCQWSDPDPVPFLLN, encoded by the coding sequence ATGAACAACCACCGGTCAATCCCGGGCCTTGCAGGTCTCCTATTCGGCGGTGGTGGCGGAGGAGGAGCAGGTGGGCGACTCCATGTTCGTGGCCACCCTTCTCCGCCGGCTCCCGTCAAGTGCCCCCGCTGCGACTCCACCAACACTAAGTTCTGCTACTACAACAACTACAACCTCGCTCAGCCCCGCCACTTCTGCAAGGCCTGCCGCCGTTACTGGACCAAAGGTGGAATCCTCCGCAACGTCCCCGTCGGCGGCGGCTGCCGCAAATCAAAGCGCTCCTCCTCCACCTCAAAGCCCTCCGGGGGCCTCCCATCGGCCACGGAACCGTCACCCTCAGGCCGCTCCGATGGTCTCAATTCTGCCTCCACGGCAACCTCTAACCCAGATGCAAACCCTAATCCCGCGACGTACTTCGGCCAAGAGGCAGGCGGGGCTCCGCTAGTCGCGGAGGTGGAGTTCTTCGCCGAAACGACACTCTCGCCCGTGTCGACTCCAACGATACTCAGCAGCTTCGGTGCTCCGCTTCCAATTTTGCTCCAGTGTCGGTCGATGGAGTCGGAGATGGGGGCGCAACCGGGGTTCATGGATCAGGCATCGCCACTGATTCCACTGTTGACAACGGAGGAGGGTGAGCTCCCGTTGCCGTTGGAGTTCATGAATCCGGCACCACCCCAGCAACAGATGTTTCCGATCCAATCTCGACCGATTTCAATGGAGGAGATCACGGCACAGACGAGTTTTCTGGATCAGGCGGTGGTCGATGGGTTGAGATGGACGGACGGGGCTGCAGATCCGGCGATCTACGGTCTATCCACATCGGTGGAGCAGCCGCCGGCTGCGGCGGGGGCGTATTGGAGCGACTGCCAGTGGAGCGATCCCGATCCAGTTCCCTTCCTCttgaattaa